Proteins encoded within one genomic window of Triticum aestivum cultivar Chinese Spring chromosome 2D, IWGSC CS RefSeq v2.1, whole genome shotgun sequence:
- the LOC123048187 gene encoding probable carboxylesterase 5, whose product MPANKTYPSHKNANGEVDDEFYPLIRKYKDGRIERFMSSFVPASEDPAASRGVVTRDVVIDQGTGVSVRLFLPVQAAQAGTRLPLVVYVHGGSFCTESAFSRTYHRYATSLAASAGALIVSVEYRLAPEYPVPTSYDDTWAALRWVASLSDPWLAKYADPSRTFLAGDSAGGNIVYHTAVRATRDDSIMDIQGLVMVHPFFWGPERLPAEKVLDGDAMFPPVWVDKLWPFVTAGGAGNDDPRINPPDEEIALLSGRRVLVAIAEKDTLRDRGRQFVCSMRGCGWVDGSLTVVESEGEDHGFHLYAPLRATSKKLMKSIVQFINHRATLPSPAMVIPGGSAETMLGVPSRPFKDIFGYGMRMKRWSGTSFGLKVGRAKASTTSYGLRLKQARTFGDPVSAPTSVRFAMRNCF is encoded by the coding sequence ATGCCTGCAAACAAGACTTACCCCTCCCATAAGAATGCCAACGGTGAGGTGGACGATGAATTCTACCCATTAATCCGCAAGTACAAGGATGGCCGGATCGAGCGGTTCATGAGCTCATTCGTGCCGGCGTCGGAGGACCCGGCCGCCAGTCGTGGTGTGGTGACGAGGGACGTCGTCATCGACCAGGGCACCGGCGTGTCCGTGCGCCTGTTCCTTCCTGTCCAGGCTGCCCAGGCTGGCACGAGGCTCCCCCTTGTTGTGTACGTCCATGGTGGTTCCTTTTGCACGGAGAGTGCCTTCTCCCGGACGTACCACCGTTACGCCACTTCCCTCGCCGCCAGCGCTGGGGCGCTCATCGTGTCCGTGGAGTACCGTCTGGCGCCGGAATATCCCGTGCCAACGTCCTACGATGACACATGGGCCGCGCTGCGGTGGGTGGCGTCCTTGTCCGACCCTTGGCTCGCCAAGTACGCAGACCCTAGCCGCACATTCCTCGCCGGCGACAGCGCCGGCGGCAACATCGTGTACCACACGGCCGTACGCGCCACACGTGATGACAGCATCATGGACATCCAGGGGTTGGTCATGGTGCATCCATTCTTCTGGGGCCCCGAGCGTCTCCCGGCGGAGAAGGTTTTGGACGGCGACGCCATGTTCCCGCCAGTGTGGGTGGATAAGCTGTGGCCCTTCGTGACGGCGGGCGGGGCTGGCAACGATGATCCTCGGATCAATCCTCCGGACGAGGAGATCGCGTTGCTAAGTGGCAGGCGGGTGCTTGTGGCCATTGCAGAGAAGGACACCCTGCGCGACCGGGGGCGCCAGTTTGTGTGCAGCATGCGCGGGTGTGGGTGGGTTGATGGCAGCCTCACCGTGGTGGAGTCGGAGGGTGAGGACCATGGTTTCCATCTGTATGCTCCCCTACGTGCGACCAGCAAGAAGCTTATGAAGAGCATCGTGCAGTTCATAAACCATCGCGCCACCTTGCCGTCACCGGCCATGGTGATCCCAGGAGGCTCGGCCGAAACTATGCTAGGCGTCCCTAGTAGGCCATTTAAGGACATATTTGGCTACGGGATGCGCATGAAACGTTGGAGTGGCACGAGTTTTGGGCTCAAAGTTGGTCGTGCAAAAGCATCGACGACGAGCTATGGGTTACGTTTGAAGCAAGCTCGTACCTTCGGAGACCCTGTTTCAGCACCAACTTCGGTAAGATTCGCGATGAGGAACTGTTTCTAG